In Nocardia sp. NBC_00403, one DNA window encodes the following:
- a CDS encoding suppressor of fused domain protein, whose protein sequence is MTVSADNRRIAAAARDVFGGTPRVVQYLDADEKSEIDVLSSVDRPAAGLISFCTIGLSDHPIPGRVQPPLGVEIVAVSPLPGFAAVLSTAAFCVINSGWLAEPGRVFPDVVGAHISDTTVPHLMFVSPFLWDDSDFETQTMTGKTVAWVQGVAISDAEMEYVRAHDSDALEDLFVSAQPDVLDLHRPSVV, encoded by the coding sequence TTGACAGTCAGTGCGGATAATCGGCGAATCGCGGCGGCGGCCAGGGACGTGTTCGGCGGGACTCCCCGTGTCGTGCAGTATCTCGACGCAGACGAAAAGTCCGAGATCGACGTGCTCAGTAGCGTCGATCGGCCGGCGGCCGGGCTGATCTCGTTTTGCACCATCGGACTGTCCGATCACCCTATTCCCGGCCGGGTCCAGCCACCGCTCGGAGTCGAGATCGTCGCCGTCAGCCCCCTGCCGGGTTTCGCGGCCGTGCTGTCGACAGCGGCCTTCTGCGTCATCAACAGTGGTTGGCTCGCCGAGCCGGGGCGGGTCTTTCCCGATGTCGTCGGTGCGCACATATCCGACACCACTGTCCCCCACCTGATGTTCGTCAGTCCTTTTCTCTGGGACGATTCCGACTTCGAGACCCAGACGATGACTGGAAAGACCGTGGCGTGGGTGCAAGGTGTCGCGATCAGCGACGCCGAGATGGAGTACGTCCGGGCGCATGATTCGGACGCTCTGGAGGACTTGTTCGTGTCCGCCCAGCCCGACGTACTCGATCTCCATCGGCCCTCCGTGGTGTGA
- a CDS encoding FAD binding domain-containing protein — MQVPGPFEYERATGVDHAIGLLDRLGEEARIVAGGHSLLPMMKLRLANPEYLIDINDLAAELGYIVTDPTLVRIGAMVRHRHVLESDDLAAVCPIFRDAERVIADPVVRNRGTIGGSLCQADPAEDLCTVCTVLGATCLVRGPSGDREIAMDDFLVGPYETAMSHNELLIEIRIPVRHRTSSAYAKVERRVGDWAIAAAGATVTLQGGTIAAARIGLTAVNPDPAALASSVDVLLGEPPTEEVFSEAGRRASAACSPGSDARGSADYKRHLASELTIRVLRTAVERVLNHPALEGN; from the coding sequence ATGCAAGTTCCTGGGCCATTCGAATACGAGCGCGCAACGGGCGTGGATCACGCCATCGGACTACTGGACCGGCTGGGGGAGGAGGCGCGCATCGTCGCGGGCGGGCACAGTCTGCTGCCGATGATGAAGCTGCGTCTGGCGAATCCGGAATATCTCATCGACATCAACGACCTGGCTGCCGAACTGGGTTACATCGTCACCGATCCGACCCTGGTACGAATCGGTGCGATGGTCCGGCATCGGCATGTGCTCGAGTCCGACGATCTCGCCGCGGTGTGCCCGATCTTCCGTGATGCCGAGCGCGTGATCGCCGATCCGGTCGTGCGCAACCGCGGCACGATCGGTGGTTCGCTGTGTCAGGCCGATCCCGCCGAAGATCTCTGCACGGTCTGCACGGTCCTAGGCGCCACCTGCCTGGTGCGCGGACCGTCCGGCGACCGGGAGATCGCCATGGACGACTTCCTGGTCGGTCCGTACGAAACCGCCATGTCGCACAACGAACTTCTGATCGAGATCCGAATTCCCGTGCGACATCGGACATCGAGTGCCTACGCGAAAGTGGAGCGCCGGGTCGGTGACTGGGCGATCGCGGCGGCCGGCGCGACGGTGACACTGCAAGGCGGGACGATCGCGGCCGCGCGGATCGGTCTGACGGCGGTCAATCCCGACCCAGCGGCGCTCGCCTCCTCGGTGGACGTGCTCCTCGGTGAGCCGCCTACCGAGGAGGTCTTCTCGGAGGCGGGCCGCCGGGCGAGCGCAGCGTGCTCACCTGGCTCCGATGCGCGCGGCAGCGCGGACTACAAACGCCATCTCGCGTCCGAACTGACGATTCGCGTGCTGCGCACCGCCGTCGAGCGCGTTCTGAATCATCCTGCGCTGGAAGGGAATTAG
- a CDS encoding XdhC/CoxI family protein, with amino-acid sequence MQDVLTDLMTTWNAGGTAGVATVVRTFRSSPRPPGAAMVVAPDGTVGGSVSGGCVEGAVYELATDVVRTGHPVLQRYGLSDEDAFAVGLTCGGIIDIFVEAISRETFPELGEVAADIADQRPIAIATVIEHPDGAWVGRRLLIRPSNAHGTLGSARADDAVIDDAGGLLAAGRSEVLSYGPDGQRRGEGMGVFVASYARQPRMLVFGAIDFAAAVAQQGSFLGYRVTVCDARPVFATSARFPTADEVVVDWPHRYLAAQIAAGAVDSQTVVCVLTHDPKFDVPLLEVALRAPQIGYVGAMGSRRTHDERLSRLRQAGLTAEQLARLASPIGLDLGGRTPEETAVSIAAEIIARRWGGHGRSLAQTGGRIHHTPVANSELSDSLNRS; translated from the coding sequence ATGCAGGACGTGCTCACGGATCTGATGACAACATGGAACGCCGGGGGCACGGCTGGGGTCGCGACGGTCGTGCGGACCTTCCGGTCGTCGCCGCGACCGCCCGGTGCCGCCATGGTCGTTGCCCCGGACGGGACAGTCGGCGGTTCGGTCTCCGGTGGCTGCGTCGAGGGCGCGGTCTACGAACTCGCCACCGATGTCGTCCGGACCGGTCATCCGGTGCTGCAGCGGTACGGGCTCTCCGACGAGGACGCCTTCGCCGTTGGTCTCACCTGCGGCGGCATTATCGACATCTTCGTCGAAGCGATCTCGCGGGAGACGTTTCCGGAACTCGGCGAGGTCGCCGCAGACATCGCCGACCAGCGGCCTATCGCGATCGCGACCGTTATCGAGCACCCCGACGGCGCCTGGGTAGGGCGACGGCTGCTGATCCGGCCGAGCAATGCACACGGCACGCTGGGGTCGGCGCGCGCCGACGATGCGGTGATCGATGACGCAGGCGGGCTGCTCGCGGCTGGCCGCAGCGAGGTGCTGTCCTACGGTCCGGACGGACAACGTCGGGGCGAGGGCATGGGTGTTTTCGTCGCCAGTTATGCCCGACAGCCGCGGATGCTGGTGTTCGGGGCGATCGATTTCGCCGCCGCCGTCGCCCAGCAGGGATCGTTCCTCGGCTACCGGGTGACGGTGTGCGACGCGCGGCCGGTCTTCGCCACCTCCGCCCGGTTCCCGACCGCCGACGAGGTTGTCGTCGACTGGCCGCACCGCTACCTGGCCGCGCAGATCGCGGCTGGCGCGGTCGACTCGCAGACCGTCGTCTGCGTGCTGACCCACGATCCCAAGTTCGACGTTCCGCTGCTCGAGGTGGCACTGCGCGCGCCGCAGATCGGCTACGTCGGCGCCATGGGGTCGCGACGCACGCACGACGAGCGCCTGTCCCGGCTGCGACAGGCGGGCCTCACCGCCGAGCAACTCGCCCGACTTGCCAGCCCGATCGGGCTGGATCTGGGCGGCCGGACACCGGAAGAGACGGCGGTGTCCATCGCGGCCGAGATCATCGCGCGACGCTGGGGCGGACACGGCCGCTCACTGGCCCAAACCGGCGGCCGGATTCACCACACACCGGTCGCGAACAGCGAATTAAGTGATTCCTTAAATCGGTCTTGA
- a CDS encoding aerobic carbon-monoxide dehydrogenase large subunit, producing MTAVESRPEDRVDNDHKPCGHGRMLRKEDPRFIRGRGNYVDDVSLPGMLHLAILRSPFAHARIVSVDVSAAQAHPKVRAVVTGADLAAKGLAWMPTLSNDVQAVLATDKVRFQGQEVAFVVAEDRYSARDALELINVEYEMLDPVIDARTALAPEMPVIRDDLEGKKDNHCFDWETGDAAATEAVFARADVVVEQEIVYPRVHPAPMETCGAVADLDPVTGKLTLWSTSQAPHAHRTLYALVAGLPEHKIRVISPDIGGGFGNKVPIYPGYVCAIVGSLLLGKPVKWMEDRSENLTSTGFARDYIMVGEIAATAEGKILAIRSTVLADHGAFNGQAAPLKYPAGFFGVFTGSYDIEAAYCKMTAVYTNKAPGGVAYACSFRITEAVYFVERLVDCLAYELKMDPAELRLRNLLRPEQFPYRSKTGWVYDSGDYEKTMRLAMEMIGYDALRKEQQDKRARGELMGIGMSFFTEAVGAGPRKDMDILGLGMADGCELRIHPTGKAVVRISVQTQGQGHETTFAQIVAEELGIPPDDIDVVHGDTDQTPFGLGTYGSRSTPVSGAAAALVARKVRDKARIIASGMLEVSVADLEWEKGSFHVKGDPSAAVTIQQIAMRAHGAGDLPEGIEGGLDAQICYNPENLTYPYGAYFCVVDIDPGTAVVKVRRFLAVDDCGTRINPMIIEGQVHGGIADGIGMALMEIIAFDEDGNCLGGSLMDYLIPTALEVPHFETGYTVTPSPHHPIGAKGIGESATVGSPPAVVNAVVDALAPFGIRHADMPLTPSRVWEAMQGRATPPI from the coding sequence ATGACCGCCGTCGAGTCCCGGCCCGAAGACCGTGTCGACAACGACCACAAGCCGTGCGGTCACGGCAGGATGCTCCGCAAGGAGGATCCGCGGTTCATTCGCGGACGCGGCAATTACGTCGACGACGTATCGCTGCCCGGCATGCTGCATTTGGCGATCCTGCGTTCCCCGTTCGCGCACGCGCGGATCGTGAGCGTCGATGTCTCTGCGGCACAGGCACATCCGAAGGTCAGGGCGGTTGTCACGGGTGCGGATCTGGCGGCGAAGGGACTGGCCTGGATGCCGACGCTCTCCAACGATGTGCAGGCGGTGCTGGCGACGGATAAGGTCCGATTCCAGGGCCAGGAGGTGGCCTTCGTCGTCGCCGAGGATCGCTACTCCGCACGTGACGCGTTGGAGCTCATCAATGTCGAGTACGAGATGCTCGATCCGGTGATCGACGCCCGGACTGCACTGGCGCCCGAGATGCCGGTGATCCGCGACGATCTCGAGGGCAAGAAGGACAACCATTGCTTCGACTGGGAGACCGGCGACGCCGCCGCGACCGAGGCGGTATTCGCGCGCGCCGACGTCGTCGTCGAACAGGAGATCGTCTATCCGCGAGTGCATCCCGCCCCGATGGAGACCTGCGGGGCCGTCGCGGATCTCGATCCCGTGACCGGGAAGCTCACGCTGTGGTCGACGAGCCAGGCGCCGCATGCCCACCGCACGCTCTATGCGTTGGTGGCCGGATTGCCCGAGCACAAGATCCGGGTGATCTCACCCGATATCGGCGGCGGGTTCGGCAACAAGGTGCCCATCTATCCGGGATACGTCTGCGCCATCGTCGGGTCGCTGTTGCTGGGCAAACCGGTGAAGTGGATGGAGGATCGCAGCGAAAACCTCACCAGCACCGGGTTCGCCCGCGACTACATCATGGTCGGCGAGATCGCCGCCACCGCCGAGGGCAAGATCCTGGCCATCCGGTCGACCGTGCTCGCCGATCACGGCGCCTTCAACGGCCAGGCCGCGCCGCTGAAGTATCCGGCCGGCTTCTTCGGCGTCTTCACCGGTAGCTACGACATCGAGGCGGCCTACTGCAAGATGACCGCGGTCTACACCAACAAGGCCCCTGGCGGCGTCGCCTACGCGTGCTCGTTCCGGATCACCGAGGCCGTCTACTTCGTCGAGCGGTTGGTGGATTGCCTGGCCTACGAACTGAAGATGGATCCGGCCGAGCTGCGGCTACGGAACCTCCTTCGTCCCGAACAGTTCCCGTACCGCAGCAAAACAGGCTGGGTCTACGACTCCGGCGACTACGAGAAGACCATGCGCCTGGCGATGGAGATGATCGGCTACGACGCCTTGCGAAAGGAGCAGCAGGACAAGCGCGCCCGCGGCGAGTTGATGGGCATCGGGATGTCCTTCTTCACCGAGGCCGTCGGCGCGGGTCCGCGCAAGGATATGGACATCCTCGGACTCGGGATGGCCGACGGGTGCGAGCTGCGCATCCACCCGACCGGCAAAGCTGTTGTGCGCATATCGGTTCAGACCCAGGGGCAGGGGCATGAGACGACCTTCGCCCAGATCGTTGCCGAAGAACTCGGCATCCCGCCGGACGACATCGACGTGGTGCACGGCGATACCGATCAGACTCCGTTCGGCCTGGGCACCTACGGCAGCCGTTCGACACCGGTCTCGGGCGCCGCTGCCGCACTGGTAGCACGGAAGGTGCGCGACAAGGCGCGGATCATCGCATCCGGCATGCTCGAAGTCTCCGTCGCAGACCTCGAATGGGAGAAGGGATCGTTCCATGTCAAGGGCGATCCGTCCGCGGCCGTGACGATCCAGCAGATCGCGATGCGAGCACACGGCGCCGGTGATCTGCCCGAGGGTATCGAGGGCGGTCTCGACGCGCAGATCTGTTACAACCCGGAGAATCTCACCTACCCCTATGGTGCGTACTTCTGTGTCGTCGACATCGACCCGGGGACGGCCGTAGTAAAGGTCCGGCGCTTCCTCGCCGTCGACGACTGCGGCACCCGGATCAATCCGATGATCATCGAGGGTCAGGTGCACGGCGGCATCGCCGACGGCATCGGCATGGCGCTGATGGAGATCATCGCCTTCGACGAGGACGGCAATTGCCTCGGCGGATCCCTGATGGACTACCTCATCCCGACGGCGCTAGAGGTTCCGCATTTCGAGACCGGGTACACGGTCACCCCTTCGCCGCACCACCCGATCGGCGCAAAAGGCATCGGCGAATCGGCCACGGTCGGATCACCGCCAGCGGTGGTCAATGCGGTGGTGGATGCGCTGGCGCCGTTCGGAATTCGGCACGCCGACATGCCGCTGACACC
- a CDS encoding LysR family transcriptional regulator → MTPAQLRAYSTVVRLGSVRAAARELGMTDAGVSMHIAQLRKELDDPLFTRTAAGLAFTPGGLRLASRAIEILGLQRQTAIEVSEAAHGRRLLHIAASSAFAEHAAPGLIDLFAARAKDLSVELSVHPTSQFRSLIESRAVDIALGPGQDGTDTTLTARPFLKYQIISVARPDSPLADVAPHPALLREQQWMLGPGAGSVDGHIATMLRELAIPESHQRIFQSDAAALEEVRRVGGITLTIGFAVSSDLAAGRLSHIKGPGLQVSDEWCATTLPPDTRQPAVSELLRFITTPRCMQAMIRGSGVGVTRFRPKVHVTLWS, encoded by the coding sequence GTGACGCCCGCCCAGCTTCGGGCCTACTCGACCGTGGTGCGGCTCGGCTCCGTCCGTGCGGCGGCCAGAGAGCTGGGGATGACCGACGCCGGTGTCTCGATGCACATCGCCCAGCTGCGCAAGGAGCTCGACGACCCGCTGTTCACCCGCACGGCGGCGGGTCTGGCTTTCACCCCCGGCGGGCTCCGCTTGGCCAGCCGGGCGATCGAGATTCTTGGACTGCAGCGCCAGACCGCCATCGAGGTGAGCGAGGCGGCGCACGGCCGGCGGCTGCTCCACATCGCGGCATCGAGCGCGTTCGCCGAACATGCCGCCCCCGGCCTCATCGACCTGTTCGCGGCGCGCGCGAAGGATCTCTCGGTCGAGCTGAGTGTGCATCCCACCAGCCAGTTCCGCAGCCTGATCGAGTCCCGTGCGGTGGACATCGCGCTGGGGCCGGGGCAAGACGGCACCGACACGACCCTCACCGCCCGGCCGTTCCTGAAATATCAGATCATTTCGGTCGCGCGCCCGGACAGCCCACTTGCGGACGTCGCGCCGCATCCGGCGCTGCTGCGGGAGCAGCAGTGGATGCTGGGCCCTGGGGCCGGAAGTGTCGACGGGCACATCGCGACGATGCTGCGCGAGTTGGCCATTCCCGAATCCCACCAGCGGATATTCCAGAGCGACGCTGCTGCCCTCGAAGAGGTCCGCCGTGTCGGCGGCATCACCCTGACGATCGGCTTCGCCGTCTCCTCCGACCTCGCGGCTGGTCGGCTTAGCCACATCAAGGGGCCCGGCCTTCAGGTATCCGATGAGTGGTGCGCGACCACCCTGCCGCCCGACACCCGCCAGCCCGCGGTGTCGGAACTGCTGCGGTTCATCACGACCCCGCGATGCATGCAGGCGATGATCCGCGGGTCCGGCGTGGGCGTGACGCGGTTCCGCCCGAAAGTGCATGTGACGCTGTGGAGTTGA
- a CDS encoding DUF6924 domain-containing protein: protein MQRSNRPLLDGRTRPLEMKEWGDLAVMDPDAGKRPRGRGFLAAEKDWLHIDAGSALENPIVTLYAGDDPGAESGWDEVEEITVISTTGFLALCDSGYAPLRKENLATAGVGPYLIRVHASDRSSDGKKPRFLIHVIPGERTAAEPEPTSAAMEEAAGPLLVRTSFEQPDGWARLLQALEGCSEHYESITVVDNRAYAGFTADQIQARIGRDDEDRPGSTVVLIADERALASAEFPLLAVNNLPDDDDDPFRITLAAAGSFVANMELANTSFGGWGCGVDADGVYREEHY from the coding sequence ATGCAGCGTTCCAACCGGCCGCTTCTTGACGGCCGCACCCGGCCGCTCGAGATGAAGGAGTGGGGCGACCTGGCCGTCATGGACCCCGACGCCGGCAAGCGGCCGCGCGGACGCGGGTTCCTGGCGGCCGAGAAAGACTGGCTGCACATCGACGCCGGAAGCGCCCTGGAGAACCCCATCGTCACCCTCTACGCCGGAGATGACCCGGGAGCAGAGAGCGGCTGGGACGAGGTCGAAGAGATCACCGTGATCTCCACGACCGGCTTCCTTGCCCTGTGCGACAGCGGATATGCGCCTCTGCGCAAAGAGAATCTCGCCACCGCAGGAGTCGGTCCCTATCTGATCCGCGTCCATGCCAGTGACCGGTCGTCGGACGGCAAGAAGCCCCGCTTCCTCATCCACGTCATCCCCGGCGAGCGTACGGCGGCAGAGCCCGAGCCGACCTCCGCCGCGATGGAGGAGGCCGCAGGTCCGCTCCTGGTGCGGACGTCCTTCGAGCAGCCAGATGGGTGGGCACGCCTGCTCCAGGCCCTCGAAGGATGCTCGGAGCACTACGAGTCGATCACCGTCGTCGACAACCGCGCCTACGCGGGCTTCACGGCGGATCAGATCCAGGCGCGGATCGGGCGCGATGACGAGGACCGGCCCGGCAGTACCGTCGTCCTCATCGCCGACGAGCGGGCACTGGCCTCCGCAGAGTTCCCGTTGCTGGCCGTGAACAACCTGCCCGACGATGACGATGATCCGTTCAGGATCACCCTCGCAGCGGCCGGTTCCTTCGTCGCCAACATGGAGCTGGCGAACACGAGCTTTGGTGGGTGGGGCTGTGGTGTCGACGCCGACGGCGTCTATCGGGAAGAGCACTACTGA
- a CDS encoding HNH/ENDO VII family nuclease, whose product MTTTGPHNCGGGCRALAGQGICGEELGSMTDILAMAWREAAQRVRVTLSDRTPFVLAHIYHTNGAKLDFMVSKVEQLDLETAKRIMKAAEGGVQSRLPVGAIAKNVEHIRSTRSTGLAAGNQMKIQLPETRQALDDLKAPPATVRPDAESQLSSTYSRPTGYRTGVRQKVWDMNKDTDGLVRDKLTGQVLDPTKPWHMGHKPGLEFWKHQRHAALRGITREQFLDEHNDVRRYRPELPSSNLSHRGEDRSANYSGGDL is encoded by the coding sequence ATGACGACAACCGGGCCGCACAACTGCGGTGGTGGTTGCAGAGCCCTTGCGGGGCAAGGCATTTGCGGTGAGGAGCTCGGTTCCATGACTGATATTTTGGCCATGGCATGGCGAGAAGCCGCGCAGCGCGTCCGTGTAACGCTCAGCGATCGGACTCCCTTTGTGCTCGCGCATATCTACCATACGAACGGCGCGAAGCTGGATTTCATGGTCTCGAAAGTCGAGCAACTGGACCTCGAAACCGCGAAGCGCATCATGAAGGCGGCGGAGGGTGGAGTGCAGAGTCGCCTCCCGGTGGGCGCAATCGCAAAAAATGTGGAGCACATCCGAAGCACGCGCAGCACCGGCCTTGCCGCCGGAAATCAGATGAAGATCCAGCTGCCGGAGACCCGGCAAGCTTTGGACGATCTGAAAGCGCCGCCCGCCACCGTGCGTCCGGATGCCGAATCGCAGCTATCCTCCACCTACAGTCGCCCGACCGGCTACCGCACAGGTGTGCGGCAAAAGGTCTGGGATATGAACAAGGACACCGACGGTCTCGTTCGCGACAAGTTGACCGGCCAGGTGCTCGACCCCACCAAGCCGTGGCACATGGGACACAAGCCAGGCTTGGAGTTCTGGAAACATCAACGCCATGCCGCGCTGCGCGGGATCACGCGAGAACAGTTTCTCGACGAGCACAACGACGTCCGGCGATATCGACCCGAACTACCGAGCTCTAATCTGAGTCATCGCGGTGAAGACCGCAGTGCCAACTACTCGGGTGGTGACCTTTGA
- a CDS encoding (2Fe-2S)-binding protein, with the protein MQVTMTVNGEPVTAEVEPRTLLVHFLRDQLRLTGTHWGCDTSNCGTCVVEVDGEPVKSCTMLAVMAGGHAVRTVEGLEVDGQLDPVQEGFMQCHGLQCGFCTPGMMITARALLDRNPNPDEQTIREAISGQICRCTGYTTIVRSIQWAAAKQRGEAAEPEPVAAPAPVGSAS; encoded by the coding sequence ATGCAGGTAACCATGACCGTCAACGGCGAGCCGGTGACCGCGGAGGTCGAGCCACGTACCCTGCTCGTGCATTTCCTGCGAGACCAGTTGCGGCTCACCGGAACCCACTGGGGCTGTGACACCAGCAACTGCGGCACCTGCGTGGTGGAGGTCGACGGCGAACCGGTGAAGTCGTGCACGATGCTGGCCGTCATGGCCGGCGGTCATGCGGTGCGCACCGTCGAGGGGCTCGAGGTGGACGGCCAACTCGATCCCGTGCAGGAGGGCTTCATGCAGTGTCACGGGTTGCAGTGCGGATTCTGCACGCCCGGAATGATGATCACTGCCCGCGCCCTGCTCGACCGCAACCCGAATCCCGACGAGCAGACCATCCGGGAGGCGATCTCGGGCCAAATCTGCCGCTGCACCGGATATACCACCATCGTGCGGTCGATCCAGTGGGCCGCGGCGAAGCAACGAGGCGAAGCAGCGGAGCCCGAACCCGTTGCCGCGCCGGCGCCGGTAGGGAGCGCGTCATGA